From Rhizobium sp. Pop5:
CCGTCCTTTCTCCATAACAACGACGCTATCGGCGATCTCAGCCACAACGCCGAAGTCGTGGGTGATGAACATGACGCTCATGTCCTTACGACGCTGAATGTCACGGATGAGCTTCAGGATTTGCGCCTGGGTGGTTACGTCGAGGGCTGTCGTCGGTTCGTCTGCGATCAGAACGGTCGGTTCAAGGGCCAGTGCCATCGCGATCATGACGCGTTGGCGCTGGCCACCTGAAAGCCTGAACGGATACTGGTGGTACATCAGTTCCGGATCGGGCAGGCCGACTTCGGTCAGCAGTTCGAGAGCGCGCTCACGGCGCGAGGCCTTGGTACCCACTCCGTGGGCCGCCATCACTTCAGTAACCTGCTCGCCAACCGTCATCAGTGGGTTGAGCGCCGATAGGGGATCCTGAAAGATCATTGAGACGACGCGGCCGCGCAGCTGGCGCAGCTTTTTTGCTGGCGCGCCAACGATGGCCGTTCCATCGAGATTGATCGCACCGGAAGAGACCGGAATAATCTTCGGCAACAGTCCCATGATCGTGTTCGCCGTTACTGACTTGCCGGATCCAGATTCGCCGATGATGCAAAGGATCTCACCACGCTTGAGCTCAAACGAGACGTTTTCGACGGCATGCGCCCGTTCCATGCCTTTTGGCAGGTCGACTGTCAGGGCGCGCACCGAAAGTGCTGCGTCGTCTGCTGGAATAGCCTCAGTCGTGGCGGCCATCGATAATCTCCCTTGTCTACGCAGCTTCTTGATTGATGTTTTTGTCGCTGCACGCGTGCTGCTCATAGTCTCTTGAGCGGTGCACAGCTGATCCTTGGACTCCAGCGCCGTTCGCTACCAATCGGCGTTGGTTCTGCGATTAATATAAGATTGGTCTTGCCATTGGTGTCAATATGGATCAAATTGGTTTCGCGAAATATTTATCGGAGGGCACATGAGCGTGGTCTTGAAGGATTTCATTGAGGCGGAAGGTCTGGAACCTGGGGATCGACTGCCTCCCGAGCGTGACCTGGCGTTGAAACTCGGGCTGCCGCGTACCGCCCTGAGAAGGATGCTCAGTTCGTTAGAGAAGGAAGGCCGCCTTATCAGGCATGTTGGCAGGGGGACCTTCATTGCCGGCAGCGGCGTAGGCTCCAGCGCCCTTCGCCGGCCGTCCAGCAATGAAGGAAACACTTTGCGCACCTATCCGGCGGAAGTCTTCGAGGCTCGGCTGATCATAGAGCCAAAGATCGCAGCGTTGGCAGCGTTACGTGCGACCAGGCAGGAAGTCGAAGAGATGCAGAAATCCATCGTCAAAGGCAGCGCCTCGGAGTCGTTTGGAGAATTCGAAAAATGGGACGCCGTTTTTCACCGTATCGTCGTCCAGGCCGCGCGTAATGGTCTTCTTGCGTCGCTTTATGAAGGCATTCACGCTGTGCGCGCCGGAAATCTGTGGGGGAAAATGAAAGA
This genomic window contains:
- a CDS encoding FadR/GntR family transcriptional regulator, whose protein sequence is MSVVLKDFIEAEGLEPGDRLPPERDLALKLGLPRTALRRMLSSLEKEGRLIRHVGRGTFIAGSGVGSSALRRPSSNEGNTLRTYPAEVFEARLIIEPKIAALAALRATRQEVEEMQKSIVKGSASESFGEFEKWDAVFHRIVVQAARNGLLASLYEGIHAVRAGNLWGKMKEQSLTPERMKAYIVSHQAILDAIKDRDSREAERNMYDHIIEARANILGPSI